A single genomic interval of Arthrobacter globiformis harbors:
- the sucD gene encoding succinate--CoA ligase subunit alpha, translating to MSIYLNKDSKVIVQGITGGEGTKHTALMLKAGTNVVGGVNARKAGTTVLHGENEINVFGTVKEAIAETGADVSIVFVPPAFTKNAVVEAIEAGIGLVVVITEGVPVQDSAEFWALAQSKVDADGNQVTRIIGPNCPGIITPGEALVGITPANITGKGPIGLVSKSGTLTYQMMYELRDLGFSTAIGIGGDPVIGTTHIDALAAFEADPETKAIVMIGEIGGDAEERAADFIKANVTKPVVGYVAGFTAPEGKTMGHAGAIVSGSAGTAQAKKEALEAAGVKVGKTPSETAKLLREVFATL from the coding sequence ATGTCTATTTATCTGAACAAGGACTCCAAGGTCATCGTCCAGGGCATCACGGGCGGCGAAGGCACCAAGCACACCGCCCTCATGCTCAAGGCCGGCACCAACGTTGTGGGCGGCGTCAACGCCCGCAAGGCCGGCACCACCGTCCTGCACGGCGAAAACGAGATCAACGTTTTCGGCACGGTCAAGGAAGCCATCGCAGAGACCGGCGCTGACGTCTCCATCGTCTTCGTTCCGCCGGCATTCACCAAGAACGCCGTTGTTGAAGCCATCGAGGCCGGCATCGGCCTGGTCGTCGTCATCACCGAAGGCGTGCCGGTTCAGGACTCCGCCGAGTTCTGGGCACTGGCACAGTCCAAGGTCGACGCCGACGGCAACCAGGTCACCCGCATCATCGGACCGAACTGCCCCGGCATCATCACCCCGGGCGAGGCCCTCGTGGGAATCACCCCCGCGAACATCACCGGCAAGGGCCCCATCGGCCTGGTCTCCAAGTCCGGCACGCTGACCTACCAGATGATGTACGAACTGCGCGACCTCGGCTTCTCCACGGCCATCGGCATCGGCGGTGACCCCGTCATCGGCACCACCCACATCGACGCCCTGGCCGCGTTCGAGGCTGACCCGGAGACCAAGGCCATCGTGATGATCGGCGAAATCGGCGGCGACGCCGAAGAGCGTGCCGCCGACTTCATCAAGGCCAACGTCACCAAGCCGGTCGTCGGCTACGTGGCCGGCTTCACCGCCCCGGAAGGCAAGACCATGGGCCACGCAGGCGCCATCGTCTCCGGTTCCGCCGGTACCGCCCAGGCCAAGAAGGAAGCCCTCGAGGCTGCAGGTGTGAAGGTCGGCAAGACGCCGTCCGAGACCGCCAAGCTGCTGCGCGAAGTCTTCGCAACGCTCTAA